Proteins from a genomic interval of Nocardia sp. BMG51109:
- a CDS encoding response regulator produces the protein MTVRVLIVEDEAQIADAHRAYLERMSGFTIVAVARTGQDALREATRAAEGDEPVELVLLDIGLPDIGGLEVAAALARLRPRPDVIAITSARDLEMVRSAVAHGVALYLLKPFTFAAFREKLDRYLEFRAALPSGADTLTQHDIDRAFSALRTADPKTTAPKGIAPQTLEEISRAVRTADEGLSATETGRAVGVSRVTAWRYLERLADDGVVDRRADYGRAGRPQVRYVWRR, from the coding sequence ATGACCGTGCGGGTGCTGATCGTCGAGGACGAGGCGCAGATCGCCGACGCGCACCGGGCCTACCTGGAGCGGATGTCGGGGTTCACGATCGTCGCGGTCGCCCGCACCGGGCAGGACGCGCTGCGCGAGGCGACCCGGGCAGCCGAGGGGGACGAACCCGTCGAGCTGGTGCTGCTGGATATCGGACTACCCGACATCGGCGGGCTGGAGGTGGCCGCGGCGCTGGCCCGGCTGCGGCCCCGGCCCGATGTCATCGCGATCACCTCGGCCCGTGACCTGGAGATGGTGCGGTCCGCCGTGGCGCACGGTGTCGCGCTGTATCTGTTGAAGCCGTTCACCTTTGCCGCGTTCCGGGAGAAGCTGGACCGCTATCTGGAGTTCCGCGCGGCGTTACCGTCCGGCGCGGACACCCTCACCCAGCACGACATCGACCGGGCGTTCAGCGCACTGCGCACCGCCGACCCGAAGACCACCGCACCGAAAGGCATTGCGCCACAAACCCTGGAGGAGATCTCCCGAGCGGTCCGCACGGCCGACGAGGGCCTGTCGGCCACCGAAACCGGCCGGGCGGTGGGGGTCTCGCGCGTAACCGCCTGGCGCTATCTCGAGCGACTGGCCGACGACGGGGTGGTGGACCGGCGCGCCGACTACGGCCGGGCGGGCCGGCCGCAGGTGCGGTATGTGTGGCGGCGGTGA
- a CDS encoding sensor histidine kinase produces the protein MTLAGQVFAVQLVVLVTVVAVGVALTVWELRRDQDRATARRVTDIAVSVAQAPSTAAAVRGPDPTALLQPVTERIRRQATVDFIVVMAPDRTRYTHTEVDRIGKPFSGTIDRALAGETFTEIYPGSLGPSIRAVTPVYDDGRIVALVSAGVTRDRIADQVRRQLPLILGSAGAGLLLAVLGSALLRRRLLRQTHGLAPAELRTLYEHHDAVLHSIHEGLVVFDRDADTAAVVNDQARLLLELPDGPIRRTDLPISLRRLDMRVVRDEMHVTAERVLVVNQDVVRWSGRPLGTVLTVRDHTELRDMMGELDSVRGLADSLRAQAHESANRLHTVVTMVELGLYREAVEFATAELRLSQALIDRLTGAVREPALVALLLGKVDQAIERGVELTVAEDTELDTAAPLSAHEMVTLVGNLVDNALDAVAQTPDAWVEVTVRQEDSGLYLRIADSGPGMSEEVFARAMERGYSTKTDHQGLGLALVRRLVARYGGTLRAERSPESAVLVRIPL, from the coding sequence ATGACGCTGGCCGGGCAGGTATTCGCCGTGCAGCTGGTGGTCCTGGTGACCGTCGTCGCGGTCGGGGTGGCGCTGACGGTCTGGGAGCTGCGGCGCGATCAGGACCGGGCGACGGCGCGGCGGGTCACCGATATCGCGGTATCCGTCGCGCAGGCGCCCTCGACCGCGGCCGCGGTGCGCGGGCCGGATCCGACGGCACTGTTGCAGCCGGTGACCGAGCGGATCCGGCGGCAGGCCACCGTCGACTTCATCGTCGTGATGGCCCCCGATCGCACCCGCTACACCCACACCGAAGTGGACCGGATCGGAAAGCCGTTCAGCGGCACCATCGATCGCGCGCTGGCCGGCGAGACGTTCACCGAGATCTATCCGGGCAGCCTCGGGCCGTCCATCCGCGCGGTCACGCCGGTCTACGACGACGGCCGGATCGTCGCGCTGGTCTCGGCGGGGGTGACCCGGGACCGCATCGCCGATCAGGTGCGGCGGCAGCTGCCGCTGATTCTCGGTTCCGCCGGCGCCGGGCTGCTGCTCGCGGTGCTGGGGTCGGCGCTGTTGCGGCGGCGGCTGCTGCGCCAGACCCACGGCCTCGCGCCCGCCGAGCTGCGCACCCTCTACGAACATCACGACGCCGTGCTGCACTCGATCCACGAGGGCCTGGTGGTGTTCGACCGCGATGCCGACACGGCCGCGGTGGTCAACGACCAGGCCCGGCTCCTGCTGGAGCTGCCCGACGGCCCGATCCGGCGCACCGATCTGCCGATCTCGCTGCGCCGCTTGGATATGCGGGTGGTGCGCGACGAGATGCACGTGACCGCGGAGCGGGTGCTGGTGGTGAACCAGGACGTCGTGCGGTGGTCGGGCCGGCCGCTGGGCACGGTGCTGACCGTGCGCGATCACACCGAGCTGCGCGACATGATGGGCGAGCTGGATTCGGTACGCGGACTTGCCGATTCGCTGCGCGCCCAGGCGCACGAGTCGGCGAACCGGCTGCATACCGTCGTCACCATGGTCGAGCTGGGCCTCTACCGGGAGGCGGTGGAATTCGCGACGGCCGAACTGCGTTTGTCGCAGGCGCTGATCGACCGGCTGACCGGTGCGGTGCGGGAGCCGGCGCTGGTGGCGCTGCTCCTGGGCAAGGTCGACCAGGCGATCGAGCGCGGCGTCGAGCTCACCGTGGCGGAGGATACCGAGCTCGACACCGCGGCACCGCTGAGCGCGCACGAAATGGTCACCCTGGTGGGCAATCTGGTCGACAACGCGCTCGATGCGGTCGCGCAGACCCCGGACGCCTGGGTGGAAGTGACCGTCCGGCAAGAGGATTCGGGGCTCTACCTCCGGATCGCGGACAGCGGGCCGGGCATGTCGGAGGAGGTGTTCGCCCGTGCCATGGAACGCGGCTATTCGACCAAGACCGACCACCAGGGACTGGGCCTGGCCCTGGTGCGGCGTCTGGTGGCGCGGTACGGCGGCACGCTGCGCGCCGAACGATCGCCGGAATCGGCTGTGCTGGTAAGGATTCCGCTATGA
- a CDS encoding cation:dicarboxylate symporter family transporter, giving the protein MSEQTTRPQRRDRTHWLYLAVIVAVVAGIFVGWLAPGFGKSVGELGTMFVNLIKMMISPVIFCTIVLGIGSVRAASRVGKVGGLALGYFLVMSTVALAIGLVVGNLLEPGSGLNIAEHAKDATKYAEQAEGAGGTWDFLESIIPTSLLSSLTEGSVLQTLFVALLVGFAIQAMGSTGEPILNAVGLIQKLVFRILTMILWLAPIGAFGAIANVVASTGLEAVEQLALLMVAFYLTCAVFVFGVLGVLMRATAGVSIFKLVRYLAREFLLIVSTSSSESALPRLIAKMEHMGVERSTVGIVVPTGYSFNLDGTAIYLTMATLFIADAMGNPLSWTEQLSLLLFMIVASKGAAGVTGAGLATLAGGLQSHRPELLDGVGLIVGIDRFMSEARAVTNFAGNAVATVLVGTWTSTIDAQRVRSVLDRQLPFDETTMVDSHTPDRTDSDDLVPSR; this is encoded by the coding sequence ATGTCGGAACAGACGACCCGGCCGCAGCGCCGCGACCGAACCCATTGGCTCTACCTCGCCGTCATCGTGGCGGTGGTGGCCGGCATCTTCGTCGGCTGGCTGGCACCCGGCTTCGGGAAGTCGGTGGGCGAGCTGGGCACCATGTTCGTGAACCTGATCAAGATGATGATCTCACCGGTCATCTTCTGCACCATCGTGCTGGGCATCGGCTCGGTGCGCGCGGCCTCGCGGGTGGGGAAGGTCGGCGGCCTGGCGCTCGGGTACTTCCTGGTGATGTCGACCGTCGCGCTGGCGATCGGCCTGGTGGTCGGCAACCTGCTGGAGCCGGGCAGCGGCCTGAACATCGCCGAGCACGCGAAGGACGCCACCAAGTACGCCGAACAGGCCGAGGGCGCCGGCGGCACCTGGGACTTCCTGGAGAGCATCATCCCGACGTCGCTGCTGTCCTCGCTGACGGAAGGCAGCGTGCTGCAGACGCTGTTCGTGGCGCTGCTGGTCGGATTCGCGATCCAGGCCATGGGCAGCACGGGGGAGCCGATCCTGAACGCGGTGGGGCTGATTCAGAAGCTGGTGTTCCGGATTCTGACGATGATTCTGTGGCTGGCGCCGATCGGCGCGTTCGGCGCGATCGCCAACGTGGTGGCGTCGACGGGGCTGGAGGCCGTCGAGCAGCTGGCGCTGCTGATGGTCGCGTTCTACCTGACCTGTGCGGTGTTCGTCTTCGGCGTGCTGGGCGTGTTGATGAGGGCCACGGCCGGCGTGTCGATCTTCAAGCTGGTCCGCTACCTGGCGCGGGAGTTCCTGCTGATCGTGTCCACCTCGTCGTCGGAGTCGGCGCTGCCGCGGCTGATCGCGAAGATGGAGCACATGGGAGTGGAGCGGAGCACCGTCGGCATCGTGGTACCGACCGGCTATTCGTTCAACCTCGACGGCACCGCGATCTACCTGACGATGGCGACGCTGTTCATCGCCGACGCCATGGGCAACCCGCTGTCGTGGACCGAACAGCTGAGCCTGCTGCTGTTCATGATCGTGGCGTCCAAGGGCGCGGCGGGCGTCACCGGCGCGGGCCTGGCCACCCTGGCGGGCGGCCTGCAGAGCCACCGCCCCGAACTGCTCGACGGCGTCGGCCTGATCGTCGGCATCGACCGCTTCATGTCGGAGGCCCGCGCCGTCACCAACTTCGCCGGCAACGCCGTCGCCACCGTGCTGGTCGGCACCTGGACCAGCACCATCGACGCCCAGCGCGTGCGCTCGGTGCTGGACCGTCAGTTGCCTTTCGACGAGACCACCATGGTCGACAGCCACACACCGGACCGCACGGACAGCGACGACCTGGTCCCGTCCCGCTGA
- the eccCb gene encoding type VII secretion protein EccCb has translation MESEPATQRGGDGDAREGPDGGLSGPMPLGGRTGPTPLHNQPGPTPVDGDVDFADLYGLDEPENIDTRELWKPRFGRERLRIPIGIDAAGRPVELDIKTAMEHGNGPNGVVVGSPESERYDLLRAIVLGLAVRHSPEAVNFLLVDFHGRGTFDGLTDLPHVSAHVSGVAQNPFLASRIMEVAVGECHRRLAVLKDSGNFGEIAEYERARSLGADLDPLPSLVLVIDEFSEFVSVPPDSRAPFAALGRLGGRLGIHLLAGAQRLDEEAFTGLEGHLAYRIALGDLSTNELRPLLHADDLRMLPNPPGHGYLCVYPEPIRFKPVRAARRVTTGSSEKADRTLLEALVSQLHWNGMSRHEIWLPPLDAPPTLDQLLTRTVVTGEHVRIATLRTAIGIIDRPFEQRRDPLTVDLSGPQGNAAVVGGPESGKSTALRSLIMALSLTHTAEQVQFYCLDFGGGALAGIEGLPHVGAVACPGDGHLVRRIVGEMAALMSGRKQRFRTAGIESMAQFRKLRAGDSSDAPGASVARADPYGDAFLVIDNLPLLDREFDTLGLPIVELAAEGPSYGVHVVVTVRGWFEVGHWLKDRFGTCVELRPQDPARSELDPAYATLIPPGRPGRGMTADYQHLLTALPRLDGNPDPRSLAGAEAEAVATVRQCTPGQPAPRIRPLPELVRREELLWPGGDRPADPARACLRFPIGINESALAPVCLDFDANPHFLVVGDSGSGKTTLLRSIIAAICASNTADRARIVTASYRDGPTECVPAGFDSGYATNWQTLEQLLSGLARFLANRMSRPGAPRWSGPEMFAVIDDYDLMVPPTIGRSAWNTDSPAWKLVELLPFAREIGFHMIVARTAHNAARSLYEPMLGGLRRHGAAGLVMSGHPDEGELIGGIAPQPLPPGRGILTTRGTTELIQTGWMPPR, from the coding sequence GTGGAATCCGAACCTGCGACGCAGCGTGGAGGGGATGGCGATGCGCGGGAAGGGCCGGACGGCGGCCTGTCCGGGCCGATGCCGCTCGGCGGCAGAACCGGACCCACGCCACTCCACAACCAACCCGGACCCACGCCCGTCGACGGCGACGTCGACTTCGCGGACCTATATGGCTTGGACGAGCCGGAGAACATCGATACGCGAGAACTGTGGAAGCCTCGGTTCGGTCGCGAGCGCCTGCGAATCCCGATAGGGATCGACGCCGCGGGACGCCCGGTCGAGTTGGATATCAAAACGGCCATGGAGCACGGGAACGGGCCGAACGGCGTCGTGGTCGGCTCGCCGGAATCGGAACGGTACGACCTGCTCAGAGCCATCGTCCTCGGGCTGGCGGTCAGGCACTCGCCCGAAGCCGTCAACTTCCTCCTGGTCGACTTCCACGGGCGCGGAACATTCGACGGGCTGACGGATCTGCCCCACGTATCGGCACATGTTTCCGGTGTCGCACAGAATCCCTTCCTGGCGAGCCGCATCATGGAGGTTGCGGTCGGTGAGTGCCATCGCCGTCTGGCCGTGTTGAAGGACAGCGGAAATTTCGGTGAGATCGCCGAGTACGAAAGGGCGCGATCCCTCGGCGCGGACCTCGATCCACTTCCCTCGCTGGTGCTGGTCATCGATGAGTTCAGCGAGTTCGTATCGGTACCGCCGGATTCCCGCGCACCGTTCGCGGCACTCGGCCGTCTCGGTGGACGACTCGGAATTCACCTGCTGGCCGGGGCGCAACGGCTCGACGAAGAAGCATTCACCGGACTCGAGGGCCACTTGGCCTACCGCATCGCTCTGGGAGACCTCTCCACCAACGAGCTACGACCATTACTTCACGCCGACGATCTCCGCATGCTGCCGAATCCCCCCGGCCACGGATATCTGTGCGTTTACCCCGAGCCGATTCGATTCAAGCCCGTGCGCGCCGCTCGCCGCGTGACGACCGGGTCCAGCGAGAAGGCCGATCGCACGCTGCTCGAGGCGCTCGTTTCGCAACTGCACTGGAACGGCATGTCGCGGCATGAGATATGGCTGCCTCCACTGGATGCGCCACCGACGCTCGACCAGCTCCTCACCCGTACTGTCGTCACCGGCGAGCATGTCCGGATCGCGACGCTGCGCACCGCGATCGGCATCATCGATCGCCCCTTCGAGCAACGCCGTGATCCGTTGACCGTCGACCTGTCCGGCCCGCAGGGCAATGCCGCCGTGGTGGGCGGGCCGGAATCCGGGAAGTCGACCGCGCTGCGCTCGCTGATCATGGCGTTGTCGCTCACCCACACCGCCGAGCAGGTGCAGTTCTACTGCCTCGACTTCGGCGGCGGCGCGCTCGCCGGAATCGAAGGGTTGCCGCACGTGGGCGCGGTAGCGTGCCCCGGGGACGGGCACCTGGTGCGGCGCATCGTCGGGGAGATGGCCGCGCTGATGAGCGGCCGGAAACAACGCTTTCGCACGGCGGGTATCGAGTCGATGGCGCAGTTCAGGAAGCTGCGTGCGGGGGATTCGAGCGACGCCCCCGGCGCGTCCGTGGCCCGGGCCGATCCGTACGGCGACGCATTCCTGGTGATCGATAACCTGCCCCTGCTGGATCGGGAGTTCGACACGCTCGGACTGCCGATCGTCGAGCTCGCGGCGGAGGGACCGTCGTACGGGGTGCACGTGGTCGTGACGGTGCGGGGATGGTTCGAAGTAGGCCATTGGCTGAAGGACCGTTTCGGCACCTGTGTCGAGCTTCGCCCGCAGGATCCGGCCCGATCCGAACTCGATCCGGCCTACGCCACACTGATCCCGCCGGGGCGACCGGGCCGCGGGATGACCGCGGACTACCAGCACCTGCTCACGGCGCTTCCGCGCCTCGACGGCAATCCCGACCCGCGGTCACTGGCCGGGGCCGAGGCCGAGGCGGTGGCAACGGTGCGGCAGTGCACGCCGGGGCAGCCGGCGCCGCGGATCCGGCCACTGCCCGAACTGGTGCGCCGCGAGGAACTGCTGTGGCCGGGCGGAGACCGGCCGGCTGATCCGGCCCGGGCCTGCCTCCGATTTCCGATCGGGATCAACGAATCGGCCTTGGCGCCGGTATGTCTCGACTTCGACGCCAACCCGCACTTCCTCGTGGTCGGCGACTCCGGGAGCGGTAAGACCACGCTGCTGCGCTCGATCATCGCGGCGATCTGCGCATCCAACACCGCGGATCGGGCACGCATCGTGACGGCGTCCTATCGCGACGGACCGACGGAATGCGTTCCGGCGGGTTTCGATTCCGGCTACGCCACGAACTGGCAGACGCTCGAACAGCTGCTCTCCGGCCTGGCGCGCTTCCTGGCGAACCGGATGTCCCGGCCGGGTGCGCCGCGGTGGTCCGGCCCGGAGATGTTCGCCGTCATCGATGACTACGACCTGATGGTCCCGCCGACCATCGGCAGGTCGGCATGGAACACCGACAGCCCGGCCTGGAAGCTGGTGGAGTTGCTGCCTTTCGCACGCGAGATCGGCTTCCACATGATCGTCGCGCGCACCGCGCACAACGCCGCCCGCAGCCTCTACGAACCGATGCTCGGCGGCCTGCGCAGGCACGGCGCCGCCGGCCTCGTCATGAGCGGCCACCCCGACGAGGGCGAACTGATCGGCGGCATCGCCCCACAACCGCTGCCACCGGGCCGCGGCATCCTCACCACCCGCGGCACCACCGAACTCATTCAAACCGGCTGGATGCCACCCCGGTGA
- a CDS encoding family 1 encapsulin nanocompartment shell protein, whose protein sequence is MNNLHRELAPITAEAWSAIEEEATRTFKRHIAGRRVVDLSGPHGTDYSAVGLGRTAAITAPDEGVQARQRLVAPLVELRVPFTLSREELDNVERGAQDTDLDAVKDAARKIAFAEDRAIFEGYPAASITGIRSASSNEPVTLPSDPRLVPEALAQALSELRLAGVDGPYSVLLSADLYTQVSETSDHGHPIRTHIERLIPEGQIIWAPAIDGAFVLTTRGGDFDLQLGQDLSIGYESHDLDKVRLYFQQSLTFLVYTAEAAVALQS, encoded by the coding sequence ATGAACAACCTGCACCGCGAGCTCGCGCCGATCACCGCCGAGGCCTGGTCGGCGATCGAGGAGGAGGCGACCCGCACGTTCAAGCGGCATATCGCCGGGCGCCGCGTCGTGGATCTGTCCGGGCCGCACGGCACCGACTACTCGGCCGTCGGGCTGGGGCGCACCGCCGCCATCACGGCGCCCGATGAGGGCGTGCAGGCGCGGCAGCGGCTGGTGGCGCCGCTGGTCGAGCTGCGGGTGCCGTTCACGCTGTCGCGCGAGGAACTCGACAACGTCGAGCGCGGCGCCCAGGACACCGATCTGGACGCGGTGAAGGATGCGGCCCGCAAGATCGCCTTCGCCGAGGACCGGGCGATCTTCGAGGGCTATCCGGCGGCGAGCATCACCGGAATCCGGTCCGCCTCGTCCAACGAGCCGGTCACGCTGCCGTCCGATCCGCGGCTGGTGCCGGAGGCGCTGGCGCAGGCGCTGAGCGAGCTACGCCTGGCCGGTGTCGACGGCCCCTACTCGGTGCTGCTGAGCGCCGATCTGTACACCCAGGTCAGCGAGACCTCCGACCACGGCCACCCGATCCGCACGCATATCGAGCGGCTGATTCCCGAGGGCCAGATCATCTGGGCCCCGGCCATCGACGGCGCCTTCGTGCTGACCACCCGCGGCGGCGACTTCGATCTGCAACTGGGCCAGGATCTCTCGATCGGCTACGAGTCCCACGACCTCGACAAGGTCCGCCTGTACTTCCAGCAGAGCCTGACGTTCCTGGTGTACACGGCCGAAGCGGCGGTGGCCCTGCAATCCTGA
- a CDS encoding Dyp-type peroxidase has protein sequence MGEPQPILDPLTRAAIFLVATIDEGGEPAIRDLLADLSGLRRSVGFRLSGSDLTCCAGIGSAAWDRLFAGPRPAELHEFPGYDGDRHEAPATPGDLLFHIRAESQDACFELAMAIGERLRGAATIVDETIGFRYLEMRDLLGFVDGTENPEGRLAQSAAIVGAEDPDFAGGSYVVVQKYTHDLDTWNALPVDEQEHVIGRTKLSDFELSDEEKPLNSHVAVNTLYDADGNQLQIVRANMPFGSVQAGEFGTYYIAYAATPTVIEQMLERMFLGSDEAAYDRILDFSTAVTGTLFFAPSTDFLDDPPEAPESELSGDIDPGDSDPGDSDLLDDLPDAAPTGDGSLGIGTLKSTQA, from the coding sequence ATGGGTGAGCCGCAGCCGATCCTCGATCCGCTCACACGCGCCGCGATCTTCCTCGTCGCCACCATCGACGAGGGGGGCGAGCCGGCGATCCGCGATCTGCTCGCCGACCTGTCCGGCCTGCGCCGCTCGGTCGGGTTCCGGTTGTCCGGTTCCGACCTCACCTGCTGCGCCGGTATCGGCTCCGCCGCGTGGGACCGGCTGTTCGCCGGGCCGAGACCAGCTGAGCTGCACGAGTTTCCGGGCTACGACGGCGATCGGCACGAGGCCCCCGCCACGCCCGGCGATCTGCTCTTCCACATCCGCGCCGAATCCCAGGACGCCTGCTTCGAGCTGGCGATGGCCATCGGCGAGCGGCTACGCGGCGCGGCCACCATCGTCGACGAGACGATCGGCTTCCGCTATCTCGAAATGCGCGACCTGCTGGGGTTCGTCGACGGCACCGAGAATCCGGAGGGTCGGCTCGCGCAGTCGGCGGCGATCGTCGGGGCGGAGGATCCGGACTTCGCGGGCGGCAGTTACGTCGTGGTGCAGAAATACACCCACGATCTCGACACGTGGAACGCGCTGCCGGTCGATGAGCAGGAGCACGTCATCGGGCGCACCAAGCTGAGCGATTTCGAACTCTCCGACGAGGAGAAGCCGCTGAATTCGCACGTGGCGGTCAACACCCTGTACGACGCCGACGGCAACCAGTTGCAGATCGTGCGCGCCAACATGCCGTTCGGCAGCGTGCAGGCGGGCGAGTTCGGCACCTATTACATCGCCTACGCCGCCACCCCCACCGTGATCGAGCAGATGCTGGAGCGCATGTTCCTGGGCAGCGACGAGGCCGCCTACGACCGCATTCTCGACTTCTCCACCGCCGTCACCGGCACCCTGTTCTTCGCCCCGTCCACCGATTTCCTGGACGACCCGCCGGAAGCGCCGGAGTCGGAACTCTCCGGCGATATCGATCCGGGTGACAGCGATCCGGGTGACAGCGATCTGCTCGATGATCTGCCCGATGCCGCGCCAACGGGCGACGGCAGTCTCGGTATCGGCACGTTGAAAAGCACTCAGGCATGA
- a CDS encoding cupin domain-containing protein, with translation MDKKSLTAVARQQLKLAATTTSGRSSQTLCGGHTHSLRQTVIALTAGQSLAEHENPGEATLQVLTGTLTLLSGANEWKGSPGDLLVLPAARHSVKAIDDVAFLLTVAK, from the coding sequence ATGGACAAGAAATCGCTGACCGCGGTGGCTCGCCAGCAGCTGAAGCTGGCCGCGACCACGACGAGCGGGCGCAGCTCCCAGACCCTGTGCGGCGGCCACACCCACAGCCTCCGGCAGACCGTGATCGCCCTGACCGCGGGGCAGAGCCTGGCCGAGCACGAGAATCCCGGCGAGGCCACGCTGCAGGTGCTCACCGGCACGCTGACGCTGCTCAGCGGCGCGAACGAGTGGAAGGGCTCACCCGGCGACCTGCTGGTCCTCCCGGCCGCCCGGCACAGCGTCAAGGCCATCGACGATGTGGCGTTCCTGCTGACCGTCGCCAAGTAG
- a CDS encoding dihydrofolate reductase — MSPRRVGLIWAQTPDGVIGADNAIPWRVPEDMAHFKNVTSGHPVVMGRRTWDSLPARARPLPNRRNIVVTRQPDWAAAGAERAGSPAEALRLACGELAWVMGGGEIYRAAMDHATELVVTEVDAEVAGDAYAPAVGPEWRIDSDSGWRTSRSGTRYRWLRYVR; from the coding sequence ATGAGTCCGCGACGGGTCGGTTTGATCTGGGCCCAGACGCCCGACGGAGTCATCGGCGCCGACAACGCCATTCCCTGGCGAGTCCCCGAGGATATGGCGCACTTCAAGAACGTCACCTCGGGGCATCCGGTGGTGATGGGGCGGCGCACCTGGGATTCGCTGCCCGCGCGGGCCCGGCCGCTGCCGAATCGGCGCAATATCGTCGTCACCCGGCAGCCGGACTGGGCGGCCGCGGGGGCCGAGCGGGCCGGATCGCCGGCGGAGGCGCTGCGCCTGGCCTGCGGCGAACTGGCCTGGGTGATGGGCGGCGGCGAAATCTACCGGGCGGCAATGGATCACGCCACCGAGCTGGTGGTCACCGAGGTGGACGCCGAGGTCGCCGGCGATGCCTACGCGCCGGCCGTGGGCCCCGAGTGGCGGATCGATTCCGACAGCGGCTGGCGCACGTCCCGCTCCGGGACGCGGTATCGCTGGTTGCGCTACGTTCGATAG
- a CDS encoding thymidylate synthase, protein MDGPPDTQYEDLLRHVLDTGTPKADRTGTGTRSVFGHQLRYDLSAGFPLITTKRVHLKSIVYELLWFLRGDSNVGWLREHGVTIWDEWAAPDGELGPVYGVQWRSWPTPDGSHIDQISQILHTLRTDPDSRRMIVSAWNVAELDKMALAPCHALFQFHVAGGRLSCQLYQRSADLFLGVPFNIASYALLTHMVAQQAGFEPGDFIWTGGDCHIYDNHVEQVREQLGREPYPFPRLRLRRAPSLFDYAYEDVEVPGYQHHPAIKAPVAV, encoded by the coding sequence ATGGACGGCCCTCCCGACACCCAGTACGAGGACCTGCTGCGGCATGTGCTGGACACCGGAACGCCGAAGGCCGATCGCACCGGCACCGGCACCCGCAGCGTCTTCGGGCATCAGCTGCGCTACGACCTGTCGGCCGGTTTCCCGCTGATCACCACCAAGCGGGTGCACCTGAAGTCGATCGTCTACGAGCTGCTGTGGTTCCTGCGCGGCGATTCGAACGTCGGATGGCTGCGCGAGCACGGGGTCACCATCTGGGACGAATGGGCCGCGCCCGACGGCGAACTGGGTCCGGTATACGGCGTCCAGTGGCGCTCCTGGCCGACGCCCGACGGATCGCACATCGACCAGATCTCGCAGATCCTGCACACGCTGCGCACCGACCCGGACTCGCGGCGGATGATCGTCTCGGCGTGGAACGTCGCCGAGCTGGACAAGATGGCGCTGGCACCGTGCCACGCGCTGTTCCAGTTCCACGTCGCCGGCGGCAGGCTGTCGTGCCAGCTGTATCAGCGCAGCGCGGATCTGTTCCTGGGTGTGCCGTTCAATATCGCCAGCTACGCGCTGCTCACCCACATGGTGGCCCAGCAGGCCGGATTCGAACCCGGCGACTTCATCTGGACCGGCGGCGACTGCCACATCTACGACAACCACGTCGAGCAGGTGCGCGAGCAGCTCGGGCGGGAGCCCTATCCGTTCCCGCGGCTGCGGCTGCGGCGGGCGCCGTCGCTGTTCGACTACGCCTACGAGGACGTGGAAGTTCCCGGCTACCAGCATCATCCGGCCATCAAGGCGCCGGTCGCGGTATGA